In the genome of Candidatus Zixiibacteriota bacterium, one region contains:
- a CDS encoding segregation/condensation protein A: MTATSEAVASEDYRVDLAVFHGPLDLLLHLIRKEEVDIYDIPIARITRQYLKYIDLMQTLNLEVAGEFVLMAATLIRIKARWLLPRDENDPDEADPREELIQALMEYKKYKEAGEILKEKAILEERNFVPDSPVEKIDPRIDEYSDITLFDLISAFKDVIEAKHEETFHEVDAEDFTVEQRMEFIMQALTDQEFATFTQLFSDIPRKIVAVVTFIALLELTRARRVVLAQSKPFAQLRVYRGDRFAAKKTSVDLIAHKQQIEVTN; encoded by the coding sequence ATGACCGCTACTTCAGAAGCTGTTGCGTCCGAAGATTACCGGGTCGACCTGGCCGTTTTTCACGGTCCTTTGGATCTGTTGCTGCATCTCATTCGCAAGGAGGAAGTCGACATTTATGACATCCCGATTGCGCGTATCACCCGACAGTATCTGAAGTATATCGACCTCATGCAGACCTTGAATCTGGAAGTGGCCGGTGAGTTTGTGTTGATGGCGGCCACGCTCATACGGATCAAGGCACGTTGGCTCTTGCCACGTGATGAAAACGACCCCGATGAAGCCGATCCGCGCGAAGAGTTGATTCAGGCTCTGATGGAATACAAGAAATATAAAGAAGCGGGTGAGATTCTTAAGGAAAAAGCCATCCTCGAGGAACGCAATTTCGTGCCGGACTCACCGGTTGAAAAAATCGATCCGCGTATCGATGAGTACTCCGATATCACACTCTTTGACCTGATCTCGGCATTCAAGGACGTAATTGAAGCCAAACACGAGGAAACCTTTCACGAGGTGGACGCCGAGGACTTCACCGTGGAGCAGCGGATGGAGTTTATCATGCAGGCTCTGACCGATCAGGAGTTTGCGACATTCACCCAGTTGTTCTCGGATATCCCCCGCAAAATAGTAGCAGTAGTGACATTCATAGCCTTGTTGGAATTGACCCGCGCTCGTCGGGTGGTCCTGGCGCAGTCGAAGCCGTTTGCTCAACTGCGCGTCTATCGCGGTGATCGATTCGCAGCCAAGAAGACGTCGGTCGATCTGATCGCTCACAAGCAACAAATTGAGGTAACCAACTAA